In Actinoplanes derwentensis, the following proteins share a genomic window:
- a CDS encoding tyrosine-protein phosphatase, producing the protein MVAESYSRNVPFTKAYNFRDVGGYTGLDGRLVRWRRLFRADSLHRIREQDAAAFTALGIRTVIDLRRETEVEKFGRVAEEYGADYHNLVVRHIDWEQVEHPADVVHERWLADRYLNFAEDGRKGIADSLRLIADPVAAPVVVHCMAGKDRTGTVCALTLSLLGVSDDDIAADYALTTAAMRPLTEYLLRTSPESIQGNEHMFDSPAAAMQLFLTDLRALHGSVEAYAKDIGITDDEVAALRSHLLTENPTP; encoded by the coding sequence GTGGTGGCCGAATCGTATTCACGCAATGTCCCCTTCACCAAGGCCTACAACTTCCGCGACGTCGGCGGTTACACCGGCCTCGACGGGCGCCTGGTGCGCTGGCGGCGGCTGTTCCGGGCCGACTCGCTGCACCGGATCCGTGAGCAGGACGCCGCAGCGTTCACCGCCCTCGGCATCCGCACCGTCATCGACCTGCGCCGCGAGACCGAGGTGGAGAAGTTCGGCCGGGTCGCCGAGGAATACGGCGCCGACTACCACAACCTGGTCGTCCGGCACATCGACTGGGAACAGGTCGAACACCCGGCGGACGTGGTGCACGAACGCTGGCTCGCCGACCGCTACCTCAACTTCGCCGAGGACGGGCGAAAGGGCATCGCCGACTCGTTGCGCCTGATCGCCGACCCGGTGGCCGCACCCGTGGTCGTGCACTGCATGGCCGGAAAGGATCGCACCGGCACGGTGTGCGCGCTGACCCTGTCACTGCTGGGTGTCTCCGACGACGACATCGCCGCCGACTACGCGCTGACCACCGCCGCGATGCGCCCGCTGACCGAATACCTGCTGCGCACCAGCCCCGAATCGATCCAGGGCAACGAGCACATGTTCGACTCACCCGCCGCGGCGATGCAGTTGTTCCTCACCGATCTGCGCGCCCTGCACGGTTCGGTCGAGGCCTACGCCAAGGACATCGGCATCACCGACGACGAGGTGGCCGCCTTGCGCTCCCACCTGCTGACCGAAAACCCGACCCCGTAA
- a CDS encoding branched-chain amino acid aminotransferase: MSGGDNLDFEIRPNQAPVSDADRAALLVNPGFGRIFTDHMVTVRYADGKGWYEPLVAARAPIPMDPASAVLHYAQEIFEGLKAYTLPDGGVAMFRPDANAARFNQSAQRMAMPALPVETFLQSLHEIISIDRTWIPEDPEGSLYLRPFAYASEVFLGVRPATEYLYLVIASPVGPYFSGGIKPVTLWASPDFTRAAPGGTGAAKCGGNYAAGLSAQAEAAEHGCDQVIYLDAVERKYIDELGGMNVFLVLDDGTLVTPPLTGTILPGITRDSVIKLAQRAGRRVEERPISLDEWREGATSGRVREAFACGTAAVITPIGAIKSESGDFTVADGGSGEITMAIRQELVDIQRGRAEDPFGWVHRVL, encoded by the coding sequence ATGAGTGGTGGTGACAACCTCGACTTCGAGATCCGTCCGAACCAGGCACCCGTCAGCGACGCGGACCGCGCCGCCCTGCTGGTCAACCCCGGTTTCGGCCGCATCTTCACCGACCACATGGTCACCGTGCGATACGCCGACGGCAAAGGCTGGTATGAGCCGCTCGTCGCCGCTCGCGCGCCGATCCCGATGGACCCGGCCAGCGCCGTGCTGCACTACGCCCAGGAGATCTTCGAAGGTCTGAAGGCGTACACACTGCCCGACGGCGGTGTGGCGATGTTCCGGCCCGACGCCAACGCGGCCCGTTTCAACCAGTCCGCCCAGCGGATGGCGATGCCGGCCCTGCCGGTCGAGACGTTCCTCCAGTCGCTGCACGAGATCATCTCGATCGACCGCACCTGGATCCCCGAGGACCCCGAGGGCAGCCTCTACCTTCGCCCGTTCGCGTACGCCAGCGAGGTCTTCCTCGGCGTCCGCCCCGCGACGGAATACCTGTACCTGGTCATCGCGTCACCGGTCGGCCCGTACTTCTCCGGCGGCATCAAGCCGGTGACCCTCTGGGCCTCCCCCGACTTCACCCGCGCGGCCCCCGGCGGCACCGGCGCGGCCAAGTGCGGCGGCAACTACGCGGCCGGCCTGTCAGCCCAGGCCGAAGCCGCCGAACACGGTTGTGACCAGGTCATCTACCTGGACGCTGTGGAACGGAAGTACATCGACGAGCTAGGCGGCATGAACGTCTTCCTGGTCCTCGACGACGGCACCCTCGTCACCCCGCCGCTGACCGGCACCATCCTGCCCGGCATCACCCGGGACTCGGTCATCAAACTGGCCCAGCGCGCCGGCCGCCGAGTCGAGGAACGCCCGATCAGCCTCGACGAGTGGCGCGAGGGCGCAACCTCCGGCCGAGTCCGCGAGGCCTTCGCCTGCGGCACCGCGGCGGTCATCACCCCGATCGGCGCGATCAAGAGCGAATCCGGCGACTTCACCGTCGCCGACGGCGGCTCCGGCGAGATCACCATGGCCATCCGCCAGGAGTTGGTCGACATCCAGCGAGGCCGAGCCGAAGACCCCTTCGGCTGGGTCCACCGGGTCCTCTGA
- a CDS encoding 3-methyladenine DNA glycosylase translates to MGIKQVRALTTTLPSVTWIPLVRAHSERADEMTAGHRARRSTGEKHAIEDFLYDYYGTRPALMRRWHPGVGTGLSPAPDGLAEHAGWKFYLSHPDGIVTLDQDAFMHARAESVRYIHGLLTATASRPVFSGCFGLHEWAMVYRDSEHRHELPLRLGQDGTDKVVEQHSIRCTHFDAFRFFTPEAVGLNRLQPTRATQVDLDQPGCLHAAMDVHKWAQKLGPAVPGALALDCFALAGEIRLLDMQASPYDLASYGHPPVKIETPEGKAEYVARQRELARRAAGLRSRLIRVCEALLGPDAAAQNREAVAPFNQR, encoded by the coding sequence ATGGGGATCAAGCAGGTGAGGGCACTCACCACCACGCTGCCCTCGGTCACCTGGATTCCCCTTGTCCGGGCGCACTCCGAGCGTGCCGATGAGATGACCGCGGGCCACCGCGCCCGTCGCTCGACGGGCGAGAAGCACGCCATCGAGGATTTCCTCTACGACTATTACGGGACCCGCCCGGCCCTGATGCGCCGCTGGCATCCCGGGGTCGGCACCGGCTTGTCCCCGGCCCCCGACGGCCTGGCCGAACACGCCGGCTGGAAGTTCTACCTGAGCCACCCCGACGGCATCGTGACCCTCGACCAGGACGCGTTCATGCACGCCCGGGCCGAGAGCGTGCGCTACATCCACGGCCTGCTCACCGCGACCGCGTCCCGCCCGGTCTTCTCCGGCTGTTTCGGTCTGCACGAGTGGGCGATGGTCTACCGCGACTCGGAGCACCGCCACGAGCTGCCGCTCCGCCTCGGCCAGGACGGCACCGACAAGGTCGTCGAGCAGCACAGCATCCGCTGCACCCACTTCGACGCGTTCCGCTTCTTCACCCCCGAAGCAGTCGGTCTCAACCGTCTCCAGCCCACCCGCGCCACCCAGGTCGACCTGGACCAGCCCGGCTGCCTGCACGCCGCGATGGACGTGCACAAGTGGGCGCAGAAACTCGGCCCCGCGGTCCCCGGAGCCCTGGCGCTGGACTGTTTCGCCCTGGCCGGCGAGATCCGCCTCCTGGACATGCAGGCCAGCCCCTACGACCTGGCCTCCTACGGCCACCCGCCCGTCAAGATCGAAACCCCGGAGGGCAAGGCGGAATACGTCGCCCGCCAACGCGAACTGGCCCGCCGGGCCGCCGGCCTCCGAAGCCGACTGATCCGCGTCTGCGAGGCGCTGCTCGGCCCAGACGCCGCCGCGCAGAATCGCGAGGCGGTCGCCCCTTTCAATCAGCGCTGA
- a CDS encoding helix-turn-helix transcriptional regulator, translating to MGSEITYNRIAMLRAERGISRRQLADALGVHYQTVGYLERGEFSPSLHLALRISTYFEVPVEVVFALEPFPRLGAQTRPA from the coding sequence ATGGGCAGCGAGATCACCTACAACCGGATCGCGATGCTGCGTGCCGAGCGCGGCATCTCGCGGCGGCAGCTCGCCGACGCTCTCGGGGTGCACTACCAGACGGTGGGCTACCTGGAGCGCGGCGAGTTCAGCCCGAGCCTGCACCTGGCGTTGCGGATCAGCACCTACTTCGAGGTTCCGGTCGAGGTGGTGTTCGCTCTGGAGCCGTTCCCGCGGCTCGGCGCCCAGACCCGACCGGCGTAG
- the arfB gene encoding alternative ribosome rescue aminoacyl-tRNA hydrolase ArfB yields the protein MLEDVRVNDRLTIPAAELSWRFSRASGPGGQGVNTTDSRVELSWDALGSDLLPPFLKERATERLGARLVNGVITITAAEHRSQLRNREAAAARLAALIAGAVALPPKARRATRPSRGAVERRIADKKRRSQTKRNRRPDQD from the coding sequence ATGCTTGAGGACGTACGGGTGAACGACCGCCTGACCATCCCGGCGGCCGAACTCTCGTGGCGTTTCAGCCGCGCGAGCGGCCCCGGCGGCCAGGGCGTCAACACCACCGATTCCCGAGTCGAGCTGTCCTGGGACGCGCTCGGCTCCGACCTGCTGCCCCCGTTCCTGAAGGAGCGCGCCACCGAACGCCTCGGCGCCCGCCTGGTCAACGGCGTCATCACGATCACCGCCGCCGAACACCGCTCCCAACTGCGCAACCGCGAGGCCGCCGCCGCCCGACTGGCCGCCCTGATCGCCGGTGCCGTCGCGCTTCCCCCGAAGGCCCGCCGCGCCACGCGCCCGAGCCGAGGCGCCGTCGAACGCCGCATCGCCGACAAGAAACGCCGCAGCCAGACGAAGCGAAACCGCCGCCCCGACCAGGACTGA
- a CDS encoding GNAT family N-acetyltransferase: MTGIRLISPADAAEIAALISANREHLAPWDPVREESYYTTEGQWQLISDVLRAGNSLPHAIVEDGRIIGRVNLNNVVHGAFQSASVGYWVSADAAGRGVASAAVAAVVEAAFTTYGLHRVEAGTVLSNVRSQRVLERNGFERFGMAPGYLRIAGEWRDHYLYQLLSDKWLAGREAAA; this comes from the coding sequence ATGACCGGGATCCGGCTGATCAGCCCGGCGGACGCGGCCGAGATCGCCGCGCTCATCAGCGCGAACCGGGAGCATCTGGCGCCGTGGGATCCGGTGCGCGAGGAGAGCTACTACACCACCGAGGGCCAGTGGCAGTTGATCTCGGACGTGCTGCGGGCGGGTAACTCGTTGCCGCACGCGATCGTCGAGGACGGCCGGATCATCGGCCGGGTGAACCTGAACAACGTGGTGCACGGCGCGTTCCAGTCGGCGAGTGTCGGTTACTGGGTGTCGGCTGACGCGGCCGGTCGCGGGGTGGCCAGTGCGGCGGTCGCGGCGGTGGTGGAGGCCGCGTTCACCACGTACGGCCTGCACCGGGTGGAGGCGGGCACGGTCTTGTCCAACGTACGGTCGCAGCGGGTTCTGGAACGTAATGGTTTTGAGCGTTTCGGGATGGCACCGGGTTATCTGCGGATCGCCGGTGAGTGGCGTGATCACTACCTCTACCAGCTGCTGAGCGATAAATGGCTGGCCGGCCGGGAAGCGGCTGCTTAA
- the thrS gene encoding threonine--tRNA ligase has protein sequence MSADHRRLGRELDLFDSDPLIGAGLPFWLPAGAAARHEVESYLYELERRAGYQHVYSPAMGKRRMYELSGHWRNFADDMFPPMRIGEDELVLRPSLCPHHALIFRSRGRSYRELPLRLAELGPMYRAERSGVLGGLSRVRSMQLNDAHILCAEDQASAEVAGVLDLMRQAHAALAMGPVSYQLSLRGPGKKYGGGDESWARAEALLREALGGEDYVEVPGEAAFYGPKIDVQVQDPSGREWTLATVQIDYHQPEQFELEYAEAGGGKARPVMVHRSLVGSMERLFGHLIEVHQGAFPVWYAPVQLAILPVGPDQDQAAREFASQAADLRVEIHYEGSLSARIRKNSKCPYIAVVGARDVSLRRRDGDQQVMSPAEVIESIRGLLWR, from the coding sequence ATGTCCGCAGATCACCGCCGGCTCGGCCGCGAGCTGGACCTCTTCGATTCCGATCCGCTGATCGGCGCCGGCCTGCCGTTCTGGCTGCCGGCCGGAGCCGCCGCCCGCCACGAGGTCGAGTCATATCTGTACGAACTGGAGCGCCGCGCCGGCTACCAGCACGTCTATTCGCCGGCGATGGGCAAACGTCGGATGTACGAGTTGTCCGGGCACTGGCGCAATTTCGCCGACGACATGTTCCCGCCGATGCGGATCGGTGAGGACGAACTGGTGCTGCGGCCCAGCCTCTGCCCACATCACGCGCTGATCTTCCGGTCGCGGGGCCGGTCGTACCGCGAACTGCCGTTGCGTCTCGCCGAACTGGGACCGATGTACCGGGCGGAGCGGTCCGGCGTGCTCGGCGGCCTGTCCCGGGTGCGGTCGATGCAGCTCAACGACGCGCACATCCTCTGTGCCGAGGACCAGGCGAGTGCCGAGGTGGCCGGGGTGCTGGACCTGATGCGCCAGGCGCACGCCGCACTGGCGATGGGCCCGGTCTCGTATCAGCTGTCCCTGCGTGGCCCCGGGAAGAAGTACGGCGGCGGCGACGAGTCCTGGGCCCGTGCGGAGGCGCTGTTGCGGGAGGCGCTTGGCGGAGAGGACTACGTCGAGGTCCCCGGCGAAGCCGCCTTCTACGGGCCGAAGATCGATGTCCAGGTGCAGGATCCGTCCGGCCGGGAGTGGACCCTCGCCACCGTCCAGATCGACTACCACCAGCCGGAGCAGTTCGAGCTGGAGTATGCGGAGGCGGGCGGCGGTAAAGCCAGACCGGTCATGGTGCACCGCAGTCTGGTCGGCTCGATGGAACGGCTCTTCGGTCATCTGATCGAGGTGCATCAGGGCGCGTTCCCGGTCTGGTACGCCCCGGTCCAGCTGGCGATCCTGCCGGTCGGCCCGGATCAGGACCAGGCGGCCCGGGAGTTCGCGTCGCAGGCGGCGGATCTACGGGTGGAGATCCACTACGAGGGCTCACTGAGTGCCCGTATCCGAAAAAACAGTAAATGTCCGTACATTGCGGTCGTCGGAGCGAGAGACGTCTCGCTCCGACGACGCGACGGCGATCAGCAGGTGATGTCCCCCGCGGAAGTGATCGAGTCGATCAGAGGGCTTTTGTGGAGGTGA
- a CDS encoding M16 family metallopeptidase: protein MIARVTSPTAPVATTGYPWPIETAQLANGLRVVVSEDRTAPVVCVNLWYDVGSRHEPEGQTGFAHLFEHLMFEGSQHVKKTEHMKLVQGNGGSLNATTNPDRTNYFETMPSEHLELALWLEADRMGGLVPALTQETLDNQREVVKNERRQRYENVPYGDAWLRLLPLLYPPGHPYHHSTIGSMEDLNAADLDTFKAFHQQYYAPNNAVLTVVGDVRTAEVFTLAEKYFGSIATVPDIPPAPDGTLPIPAGVAVRETVTAKVPAPRIYLSYRTYPFGTAGYDAVTVLATILGNGRGSRLYQRLADGSRIAQPDYIGSYGVDLAHAPAPLIITATAKDGVSIETLEAGLAEVVQSLVDEPVTTEELNRAKALLTTAWWRGVSTAGGRADLLGRYATQFGDPSTAGDRLPRWLAVTAEEVTEAARQVLSPESRVTLTYVPGEPEASAGEPEASGESGESA, encoded by the coding sequence ATGATTGCTCGGGTGACGTCACCAACCGCACCGGTCGCCACGACCGGTTATCCGTGGCCCATCGAAACCGCCCAGCTGGCGAATGGTCTGCGCGTCGTCGTCAGCGAGGATCGCACGGCGCCCGTCGTCTGCGTCAACCTGTGGTACGACGTCGGCTCCCGCCACGAGCCCGAAGGTCAGACCGGGTTCGCGCATCTCTTCGAGCATCTGATGTTCGAGGGCTCGCAGCATGTGAAGAAGACCGAGCACATGAAACTGGTGCAGGGCAACGGCGGTTCGCTGAACGCGACGACCAATCCGGATCGGACGAACTACTTCGAGACCATGCCGTCCGAGCATCTGGAGCTGGCTCTCTGGCTGGAGGCGGACCGGATGGGCGGCCTGGTCCCGGCGCTCACCCAGGAGACGCTGGACAACCAGCGCGAGGTGGTGAAGAACGAGCGCCGCCAGCGCTACGAGAACGTGCCCTACGGTGACGCCTGGCTCCGCCTGCTGCCGCTGCTCTACCCGCCGGGCCACCCCTATCACCACTCCACGATCGGGTCGATGGAAGACCTGAACGCGGCCGATCTGGACACGTTCAAGGCGTTCCACCAGCAGTATTACGCACCGAACAACGCGGTGCTGACAGTCGTCGGCGACGTCCGTACGGCCGAGGTGTTCACGCTGGCCGAGAAGTACTTCGGTTCGATCGCCACGGTTCCGGACATCCCGCCGGCTCCGGACGGGACGCTGCCGATCCCGGCCGGCGTGGCGGTCCGGGAGACGGTCACCGCCAAGGTTCCGGCCCCGCGCATCTACCTGTCGTATCGGACGTACCCGTTCGGCACGGCCGGCTACGACGCTGTCACGGTGCTCGCCACGATCCTCGGCAACGGCCGCGGCAGCCGCCTCTACCAGCGTCTGGCCGACGGTTCGCGGATCGCGCAGCCCGACTACATCGGCTCGTACGGGGTGGACCTCGCGCACGCCCCGGCCCCGCTGATCATCACGGCCACCGCGAAGGACGGCGTCAGCATCGAGACGCTGGAGGCCGGTCTGGCCGAGGTGGTGCAGAGCCTGGTCGACGAGCCGGTGACCACCGAGGAACTGAACCGGGCCAAGGCCCTGCTGACCACCGCGTGGTGGCGGGGTGTCTCCACGGCCGGCGGCCGGGCTGACCTGCTGGGGCGGTATGCCACCCAGTTCGGTGACCCGTCCACCGCCGGCGACCGGCTGCCGCGCTGGCTGGCGGTCACCGCCGAGGAGGTCACCGAGGCGGCCCGGCAGGTGCTGAGCCCGGAGTCCAGGGTCACGCTGACCTATGTCCCCGGTGAGCCCGAGGCTTCCGCCGGTGAGCCCGAGGCTTCCGGCGAGTCGGGAGAGTCCGCGTGA
- a CDS encoding M16 family metallopeptidase produces MTLITTRPEPGAARPYAFPTVRRVSAHGGTVIAAHLPGQILASAVLLLDAGAARETDGREGTATVLAKSLEEGTRKRDSAAYALALEGLGAELSPSVDWDAFRVGVSAPGPLLADAVRLAAEATRTPRLNPDDVTRVRDDEVTALRMDWAQPGPRADATLRADLFGGDGRYRRPLHGDPASVAAVTVDDVLAFHESWMLRPGVLLVAGDLDALDLAALADAAFAGTAGEPLEASGPLGLVLPPARRTILVDRPGSVQSTLRIGHRAPERATPDYVSMTLAATVLGGAFTSRLNHLIREVKGYTYGIRGSYAMSRRSGRFEVAAGVQTAVTGPAIRDTLGEIERTQAEGVTEAELEVARSWRAGQLSVEMQTPGAIAGALATLVVHGLPDDYYETLRRDYLEATVETVSAAAAEHLSVEKLTLVVEGDGSVIRADLAEFGELVDADV; encoded by the coding sequence ATGACTCTGATCACCACCCGGCCGGAGCCCGGAGCGGCCCGGCCCTACGCGTTCCCCACGGTTCGCCGGGTCAGCGCGCACGGCGGCACGGTGATCGCCGCCCACCTGCCGGGGCAGATCCTGGCCAGCGCGGTCCTGTTGCTGGACGCGGGCGCCGCCCGGGAGACCGACGGCCGGGAGGGCACCGCCACGGTGCTCGCCAAGTCGCTGGAGGAGGGCACCCGCAAGCGGGATTCCGCGGCGTACGCACTGGCGCTCGAAGGACTCGGCGCGGAACTGTCCCCGTCGGTCGACTGGGACGCCTTCCGGGTCGGGGTGTCGGCGCCGGGCCCGCTGCTGGCCGACGCCGTCCGGCTGGCCGCCGAGGCGACCCGCACGCCGAGACTGAATCCGGACGACGTGACCCGGGTGCGCGACGACGAGGTGACCGCTCTGCGGATGGACTGGGCCCAGCCCGGTCCCCGCGCCGATGCCACGTTGCGGGCCGACCTGTTCGGCGGCGACGGACGGTACCGGCGGCCGCTGCACGGGGACCCGGCCTCGGTGGCCGCGGTCACCGTCGACGACGTGCTCGCCTTCCACGAGTCGTGGATGCTGCGCCCGGGTGTGCTGCTGGTCGCCGGTGACCTGGACGCGCTCGATCTGGCCGCGCTGGCCGACGCCGCGTTCGCCGGGACGGCCGGGGAGCCCCTGGAAGCGAGCGGCCCGCTCGGACTGGTGCTGCCACCGGCCCGCCGGACGATCCTGGTGGACCGCCCCGGCTCGGTGCAGTCGACGCTGCGGATCGGGCACCGGGCCCCGGAGCGGGCCACCCCGGACTACGTGTCGATGACGCTTGCCGCGACGGTGTTGGGCGGGGCGTTCACCTCCCGGCTCAACCACCTGATCCGCGAGGTGAAGGGGTATACGTACGGGATCCGCGGCTCTTATGCGATGTCGCGCCGGTCGGGTCGTTTCGAGGTGGCGGCCGGGGTACAGACCGCGGTCACCGGGCCGGCGATCCGGGACACGCTCGGCGAGATCGAGCGCACCCAGGCCGAGGGGGTCACCGAGGCGGAGCTGGAGGTGGCTCGGTCGTGGCGGGCCGGGCAGCTGTCGGTCGAGATGCAGACGCCGGGGGCGATCGCGGGCGCGCTGGCCACGCTGGTGGTGCACGGGCTGCCCGACGACTACTACGAGACGCTGCGCCGGGACTACCTGGAGGCGACCGTCGAGACGGTGTCCGCGGCGGCTGCCGAGCACCTGTCCGTGGAGAAGCTGACGCTGGTGGTCGAGGGTGACGGGTCGGTGATCCGGGCGGATCTCGCGGAGTTCGGCGAGCTGGTCGACGCCGACGTCTGA
- the cimA gene encoding citramalate synthase, translating into MNYQVFDTTLRDGGQREGISYTVADKLAVARLLDEFGVGFIEGGWPGAMPKDTEFFERAKTELDLKNAVLVAFGATRKAGVDVASDAQVKALIDAGTPVVCVVAKSDIRHVERALRTTGDENLNMVRDTVRHLVASGKRAFVDCEHFFDGFRHDPSYTASVVKAAFEAGAERVVMCDTNGGMLPSMITEAIASVTQKTGISADKLGIHCQNDTACAVANTIAAVEAGVEHFQCTANGYGERPGNADLFAVVSNLQLKLGLKVLPDGCLEKATRISSALAEIANIAPDTHQAYVGAAAFAHKAGLHASAIKVDPLLYNHVDPSVVGNDMRILVTEMAGRASIELKSRELGLDLAGHPDTLTTVTRKVKDLEATGWSFEAADASFELLVRSELPGADLIRPFNLESYRVLVEHREDGTVISEATVKVRVRGERVIATAEGNGPVNALDEALRSALQNHYPQLKTFELTDFKVRILEGSHGTNAVTRVLLETGERGRDWTTVGVHENIVEASWTALVDSLTYGLALTSTKAL; encoded by the coding sequence ATGAACTACCAGGTGTTCGACACGACGCTGCGTGACGGCGGGCAGCGCGAGGGAATCAGCTACACGGTCGCCGACAAACTCGCGGTCGCGCGCCTGCTGGACGAGTTCGGCGTGGGTTTCATCGAGGGTGGATGGCCGGGCGCCATGCCCAAGGACACCGAGTTCTTCGAACGGGCGAAGACCGAACTCGATCTCAAGAACGCGGTGCTCGTCGCTTTCGGTGCCACTCGCAAGGCAGGTGTCGACGTCGCGTCGGACGCACAGGTAAAGGCGCTCATCGATGCCGGGACGCCGGTGGTCTGCGTAGTAGCCAAGTCCGACATCCGGCATGTGGAGCGGGCGTTGCGCACCACCGGCGACGAGAACCTGAACATGGTCCGGGACACCGTGCGGCACCTGGTCGCCAGTGGAAAGCGGGCTTTCGTCGACTGTGAGCACTTCTTCGACGGGTTCCGGCACGACCCTTCGTATACCGCTAGCGTCGTCAAGGCGGCTTTCGAAGCCGGTGCCGAGCGGGTGGTCATGTGTGACACCAACGGCGGCATGCTCCCGTCGATGATCACGGAAGCGATCGCTTCAGTCACCCAGAAGACCGGCATCAGTGCCGACAAGCTGGGCATCCACTGCCAGAACGACACGGCCTGCGCCGTCGCGAACACCATCGCCGCGGTCGAGGCCGGGGTCGAGCACTTCCAGTGCACCGCCAACGGGTACGGCGAGCGCCCCGGCAACGCCGACCTGTTCGCCGTCGTCAGCAACCTGCAACTCAAGCTCGGGCTGAAGGTCCTACCGGACGGATGCCTGGAGAAGGCGACGCGGATCTCGTCCGCGCTCGCCGAGATCGCCAACATCGCCCCCGACACCCACCAGGCATATGTCGGGGCCGCGGCATTCGCTCACAAGGCGGGGCTGCACGCGAGCGCGATCAAAGTGGATCCGCTGCTGTACAACCACGTCGACCCGTCGGTTGTCGGCAACGACATGCGGATCCTGGTGACCGAGATGGCCGGCCGGGCCAGCATCGAGCTCAAGAGCCGTGAGCTCGGACTGGATCTGGCCGGCCACCCCGACACCCTCACCACCGTCACCCGCAAGGTCAAGGACCTGGAGGCGACCGGGTGGTCGTTCGAGGCCGCCGACGCGTCGTTCGAACTGCTCGTCCGTAGTGAGCTGCCGGGTGCCGACCTGATCCGGCCGTTCAACCTGGAGTCGTACCGGGTGCTCGTCGAGCACCGGGAGGACGGCACGGTCATCTCCGAGGCGACCGTCAAGGTGCGCGTCCGCGGCGAGCGGGTGATCGCCACGGCTGAGGGCAACGGCCCGGTCAACGCCCTGGACGAGGCGTTGCGCAGTGCCCTCCAGAACCATTACCCGCAGCTCAAGACGTTCGAGCTGACCGACTTCAAGGTGCGGATCCTGGAGGGCAGCCACGGCACCAACGCGGTCACCCGGGTGCTGCTGGAGACCGGCGAACGCGGCCGGGACTGGACCACGGTCGGGGTGCACGAGAACATCGTCGAGGCCAGTTGGACAGCGCTGGTGGATTCGCTGACCTATGGTCTGGCGCTCACCTCCACAAAAGCCCTCTGA
- a CDS encoding endonuclease/exonuclease/phosphatase family protein, protein MTITEAPAVARPVRRRRLFWAVLLWLALVPAAIWLLARTFGWEAGPWVQLLAFTPYVAAWTLIPLLVALVARRWAAAAVATLIAFGFGMAVVPRSVADADRGPSAGVELRVMTANLLFSSADLNEVVRLVRENRVDVLAVQEFTPNGQAALKVAGLDELLPFNQLAPEYGASGSGLYSRYPFAEQAARRNDGGFQQAHATVQVPGAGTVYIESVHPLAPHSLDVVSGWSADLRDQVPAAGGIPKILMGDFNATLDHKRLRDVIATGYRDAAATVGKGWQGTWGPYDGDPIPPVTIDHVLIDERIGVQDYQVHVLQDSDHRVVIARVTVPAA, encoded by the coding sequence ATGACCATCACCGAAGCGCCCGCGGTGGCTCGCCCGGTTCGCCGTCGGCGTCTGTTCTGGGCGGTTCTGCTCTGGCTGGCCCTTGTTCCGGCGGCGATCTGGCTGCTGGCCCGCACTTTCGGGTGGGAAGCGGGTCCGTGGGTCCAGTTGCTGGCGTTCACGCCGTACGTGGCGGCCTGGACCTTGATTCCGTTGCTGGTGGCGCTGGTCGCCCGGCGCTGGGCCGCGGCGGCGGTGGCCACGCTCATCGCTTTCGGGTTCGGGATGGCCGTGGTGCCGCGGTCGGTGGCGGATGCCGACCGGGGCCCGTCGGCCGGTGTCGAGTTGCGGGTGATGACGGCGAACCTGCTGTTCAGCTCGGCCGACCTGAACGAGGTGGTGCGCCTGGTGCGGGAGAACCGGGTGGACGTGCTGGCGGTGCAGGAGTTCACCCCGAACGGGCAGGCAGCGCTGAAAGTGGCGGGGCTGGACGAGCTTCTGCCGTTCAACCAGTTGGCCCCGGAGTACGGCGCGAGCGGTTCCGGCCTCTACTCCCGGTACCCGTTCGCGGAGCAGGCGGCGCGGCGCAACGACGGCGGTTTCCAGCAGGCGCACGCGACGGTGCAGGTGCCGGGCGCGGGCACGGTCTACATCGAGTCGGTGCACCCGTTGGCCCCGCACAGTCTGGACGTGGTCTCCGGCTGGTCGGCGGACCTGCGGGATCAGGTGCCGGCCGCGGGCGGCATTCCGAAGATCCTGATGGGTGACTTCAACGCGACGCTCGATCACAAGCGGCTGCGGGACGTCATCGCCACCGGTTACCGGGACGCCGCCGCCACGGTCGGCAAGGGCTGGCAGGGGACGTGGGGGCCGTACGACGGCGATCCGATTCCGCCTGTCACCATCGATCATGTGCTCATCGACGAACGCATCGGCGTCCAGGACTATCAGGTGCACGTTCTCCAGGACTCCGACCATCGTGTGGTGATCGCCCGGGTCACGGTGCCGGCCGCATGA